TTGGGGTTGGAGGGGTTGGCAAAGGCGTGGTCGGCGTCGTAGCTCTTGATGGTCACCTTTTTCTTGGCAGCGGCCATGTCCTTCTGGAACTGGGCTACTACTTCGGGGTTAATCCACTTGTCCTGGCTGGCAAAAATGCCCAGTACGTCGGTGTTCAGGGTTTTGAGCTTGGCTACTTCCTTTTCGGGCATGCCGTAGTACATCACGCAACCCACGGCTTTGGGGCCGGCGAGCAGGGCCGTCTGCAACGACCAACCGCCGCCGAAGCACCAGCCGATGGAGGACACCTTAGCGTTAGGCCCGGCGTAGAGCAGCGCCCCTTTGATAATGGCCTCGGCGCGTTCGGTTTTCACACCCTGCATCAGCTTGCCGGCTTCATCGGGGGTGGAGGCTACCTGACCGTCGTAGAGGTCGAGGGCAATGATGTTGACACCCTTAAGCTCGTTGGCGTAGGTGGCTGCTTCCTTTTTGATGTAGTCGTTAAGGCCCCACCACTCGTGAATCACGAACAGGTATTTGTCGGAGCGCACGTTGCTCTTGATTTCAAAGGCCTTGGCCGATTGGCCGTCGGTGGTCTTGAACTCAATCATTTCACCCTGGCCCTCATACGTGTAGGGTAGGGGCGCGTCGTGGCCGCCAGAGAAGTCCTCGTTGGTAGCCAGCATGGCAAAAACCTCCGTGGCATTGGCACCGGCCGTGGGCCGCGCGCAGC
Above is a genomic segment from Hymenobacter cellulosivorans containing:
- a CDS encoding dienelactone hydrolase family protein encodes the protein MKKLWTLCAALLSVVSVASAQVSTSPPKMSCCARPTAGANATEVFAMLATNEDFSGGHDAPLPYTYEGQGEMIEFKTTDGQSAKAFEIKSNVRSDKYLFVIHEWWGLNDYIKKEAATYANELKGVNIIALDLYDGQVASTPDEAGKLMQGVKTERAEAIIKGALLYAGPNAKVSSIGWCFGGGWSLQTALLAGPKAVGCVMYYGMPEKEVAKLKTLNTDVLGIFASQDKWINPEVVAQFQKDMAAAKKKVTIKSYDADHAFANPSNPKYSQKYSADAHAAALEYLRKNFKLKG